One Antedon mediterranea chromosome 1, ecAntMedi1.1, whole genome shotgun sequence genomic window, CTAATAAAGCAGTTTATAATAAAGCAGTTATATAATAAAGCAGTTATATAATAAAGCAGTTATATAATAAAGCAGTTATATAATAAAGCAGTTACATAATGAAGCAGTTACATAATAAAGCAGTTATATAATAAAGCAGTTATATAATAAAGCAGTTATATAATAAAGCAGTTATATAATAAAGCAGTTATCTAATAAAGCAGTTTATAATAAAGCAGTTATATAATAAAGCAGTTATATAATAAAGCAGTTATATAATAAAGCAGTTATATAATAAAGCAGTTACATAATGAAGCGGTTATATAATAAAGCAGTTATATAATAAAGCAGTTATATAATAAAGCAGTTATATAATAAAGCAGTTATATAATAAAGCAGTTATATAATAAAGCAGTTACATAATGAAGCGGTTATATAATAAAGCAGTTTATAATAAAGCAGTTTATATAATAAAGCAGTTATATAATAAAGCAGTTATATAATAAAGCATTTATATAATGAAGCATTAATATAATGAAGCAGTTATATAATAAAGCAGTTATATAATAAAGCAGATTATGTCAATAAGGATATGTTGAATcttttatttgtattcattatttaaaaaagagtCAAtgctaattaaatattttttatgcaAACTTTAGAAAAAAATTCACCAAATTTGTTTGCTAATGCTTGTGTTAATGATTTTTTTGGGTTTTTGGGTTCGAAATCAATAatagttttaaaacaatttagtaTTGATCAAAATGTAAAGTTGATTTAAGTAGAATTAACCAGCTGCTGCTACTACTCATCAATTGTAACACAAGATGTTCAATTAATTTGAAGTAGATAACGAGGAtcatcacattaaaaaaaatgttttaagtaGAGGTGGTAAAATCAAGTGTTTGATAAAAGGGGCGTCAGCTTTCTTGTTGtttcaaagctctgtctacactatcaaactttatgtgaaaaaaatgtgattttcccatatatggacatgacgatgtcatatcactaatatatttgggcacatcactaccatatttgggatcatcacactttttttatagtGCAGATAGAGCTTAACATCATGTTATACAATTAGAAAATGTTCAAATATACTACTTTTCtataaaggtctgtctacactatcaaactttatgtgacaaacaaaacgtgatgtgcccatatatggacatgatgacatcatatcatatattatacattttgttgtcacataaagtttgatcatgtagaaagagctttagaTATTTGTTATCGGCTGTTTGGAAAttacatatttacaatattgagaatttaaataaacttatttttaatgaatattttaatattgatagtgtagacatcatatcactaccatatatggtcacatcatacctttttgtcaaactagtttgatagtgtagacagagctttaaactctTCCAAAACTTTCTGACATAATCTCAAACCTGAATTTCATTCATGGTCACAATGGTAAAATTTCATTGTAAACCCCACCTTCCACAAACCCAACGAAGCATATTAATGTGAGACCTACAGTAGCTGTACTTTATACAGGCATGATATAAGGAACTACGGAAACTGGAAGTTATATAGTTTTATATTTCCCATAATCAAGTTTCGATCTAtccaaatatttatttcaagcGACAGaacaaaaaaccaaaaaaagtttaatataatatgaaataaatgtttaaccTAAATAGTGGAATactgaaacaaattaaaataataactatacaaaatatttttaaggtAAACATCCTAATTTACCAATAggtaaatattatattgaatatttaatacaagtagatagtgtaggcctatacagtaggtTTTAATGTGTCTTACAAAATATCTAAACAGCTCATTCATGTTCAGAAATACGAGACTCACCTAATTCTTAAATAAGGTATCATAGAGAAaatatagttcactataatatctctatggtaataTTCATAACTTATATTATTTCTCTTACCTGTAGTAAATTCAAAAGAAGAAAGACGCCCTCTCCAGCCAAGTATACATCTTCATTGATGCTGCTGCCAATGACGCAGGACCAGATGCAGTCAACGCATGCTACCATAAGGCGATGGTGACCTAGGCCATTGCAGACCTTCTTGGCATTTACTTGCAGGTATTGTACAACAGCTTCTACTCCTTTGCTTCCAAATAATTCCTGTTAAAAAGTGAGgacaaaaaattgaaattgcttTACGTTTTGATGAAAATTTGTTGTGTATGTGCATACAAGACAAACAGGATTGGGGTGCCAGTAGTGTTAACTGCTCGACCTTATCCACCCACACTGAgattaaattaatcattttttactGAAAATCTCAAAGAAAATctatatcatatatatttaaaattcccAGAAATCTTAaacattaatcatttttaaagatAGTATTGCTTTAATAGTCAATTGCTTTATTTACTAACCTTTCGATGAAGCTCGCCCTCACAAAGAGCAGAAAGAATAAACAACATATCGCACTGCATCTCAACGTCCACTTCATCATCCGGAAATGTTGATTTACTGGCGCTACTTAAGATATctaaaaagaaatcaaattcattaaaaaaaatattaaaaatatttatataatatagttGATTTCTTGGAGTTGTTGAATTAACGTTTGTAATCAGTGCAAGCTTGGTGGTCTAGAGCAGTGTTCCACAAACTTTTTATTTCGCAGCCTAAAATCCTCTTCCTGGAAACCTACCTACCTACTAACTACCCAACTAGACAAATTAAATGAAGGTAATAAGAGTCTGTCACATCACAGCCCCACCATGGCTGGGGCTGAGGAAAAGAAAGAAACTTGTAGgaatattgcattttattttttggaGGGTAAACATTTGGTTGATCCACCACTGAAAAAATTTCCCCTTTATAATGTACATGATACAATTGTCACTGTGTCAATGTCAGTTACCAAATAAGGAAAAACATCtgactaattaattgttacatACATTACAGTAGATAGAAATTTACCAAGTATTAAAATGTTCATGATGTTAGTACTCAGATTTTACATGGAGAGGGAAACTTTTGTAAAGTAgtatttgatttgaaaaattCATCCTGACAGATGATTAATTTAACATGTAATTTTCAGTCCTAAAAATCATGCCAATTAACGGCAGTCAAAATAAAGGACTTTAATTAATCAGATAAAAAAGCAGTGTGGAAATGAAATCTTTCATTTATGAGGTTTATATTACATATCTATTACATAGAGTTATGTAACTTAATCCTCTGTAAAGATATAGTTCCATTAATTATTCTCCAAATATTTCTACctgtataattaatacaatatacaatCGTATTAACTTACTTGattcataataaaaaataatacatccTTGGGTGTGTGAATATTcctttaaagttaaattatagAGGGGGTGTTTATAAATTTAGTTAAGAACAAACCATACTAAAATAGAgagtttgtatgtttgttaaaTACACATTTTGCTATTACATGCTACATAATACTGTAACTAGGCCtatcaaaatgaatgaaatagtAGTAGAGAAAGGTTTTTAATTACATCTGAGCTGCCCTCATCAGGGAGGGTTGGGCTTGTACcatgggtaggcctactgtatgtgaTTATTCTTTCATTGAagttatattatactgtagagGGGGGTGTTTATATATCTAGTAGAAACAAAACACAGAATCATATACTAGAGCACGGAGTCCTTAATATTACTACTCTACAATGACTAGAGAGTTTGTATGCATGCGTGTtttaatatacacatttttgcTACTGCATGCATCTGTACTCATAAGATATCAAAATGACCAGAATTGTACTTTCAATTCTCAGGGAAGGGTTGCAAAAACAATGTAACATTCTGTAAAACGAGTGTCTTACCTAAAAGTTGAGAGATGGCGCCTTGGTCGACTAAGTCTTGATTACAAGCTTCATCTGCTAATGAAACCATACTGCGCATGAGGTGCATGCAATAACGCATCTGAGCTCGCTTGTTACCGCGGCCACCTGTAGCGTGATAGGAGTTGCCATGACCACCATAATCATctgtaataaaagaaaaaaaaaacactatattAACAAAGATTTCAGCAAAACTCTGGTTTGTTAATCTTTAATCACTGTAATCTTTGTCCtttgtattttgttaattttactcATGGTTCCATGAAATGAAATGTTgatcttttttgtcattaattttattttaaagttatgaACGTCATTCATTCGTAACtgtttgaaaataaacaattaccTTTTCCAACACACCACTCAAGTAGAAGAAGCAAACGTGTGTTGCCTTGGTAACTCATATAATCCTGCACACATTGCGGCGCTATCGTGCAAAGCGATGTCATCGCGTGTAGTTGCAACTCCTCAAACTGAGCGGGTGACCATTCCTGTGGCTGCGATGTTTCCTCGTTATTGCGAATGTACGACAACAACGCAAGTAGGAAGTGACCTTCGACCAACAGTGGAATCATAGCGGGCTCTTTGCTCAGTACAACAACTACACTCATTAGTAGTTTTTTAAGTTCAAAGTCCTCATGATTCTAAAATCAAATCAGAATGGTAGATTCAAAATTCATTTAACTCATccttaattaatgtatttaaaaatagaatacaAACATTGATTAACAGACATACAGACATCAGTTTAAATGTCTCATGGCTATGAACTGAGTATGCACCCAAGCCTCTAACCAACCTCCGACACCTACGCCCCAATCTATTTGACCTCATGTGTACTGTGTGATATATAATCTATTCTAAGTGAAACATGAATGGatctaatattttatatataaattagacaagttaattgtttttaatatttttaaaacatattaattaCAGTGGAAAGTTTGAGATGTTTCACCAGCATGTTGTGACTTCTCACTTCTTGAAATGTGGCAAAAAGAATCAGCTGTTTGGCAAACCCAGATTcctaaaaaaagtttaaaaagacaaaattttaTGTACAAAAAAGGTACACTAACATATAATTGTTTAATGCGATTAAGAACTTTCATAGTCAACAAAAAGATATGTGGAGTACTTGTATTCTATGGTACGGATTGTACACAACAGAAAATCATTTGAATAGAAAACGTTAAACAATGCAAACTTTTCCGTcgcaacgctcaaaatactctgTTAAATAggtactcaacggaaaaactatACCCATATTGTCAATGTTTTGTTGTAATTGATGACAGAAAATACATTAGTGCTAACAATTTGTGTAATAATGTAACATGGcttaaactaaagctctgtctgtgcccatatatggacatgacgatgtcatatcactaccatatttgggtatactaaaatatttgggcactttacatttttttgcctagtttgatagtgtagaatgGGCTTTAGCTATGATGTATATTAaactaaattgtttataaataaaaaaaatgatcttACAATGAATGGAGCATACGGGCAATGACTTTCAGCTAATGATACTAAAACCAATAAATCAttcctaaaaaaaaatagtaagcATTAGTAAATAACAACAGTAAACAAAAGTAGTAGTAAAataacatctttaaatatatagaaaataacatCATTAAATGACTAGTAAATAACAACATCAGGAAACAATAGTGAATGAAAATGCCAATGATAAACATGAGAAATGAATGGTATTTaaacatcattattatattattactatttgaaacattttataataaaataaccaACCAGGCAAGCATACAGGAAAATGGGTtgaaaatgtactgtatatactgtaattactTTATGCAGTATTTCTTCAATTGGCAAGGGATTGGCATGAcctttatcaaactttatgtgtcaaaaaatgttatgtgcccatatatggacatatcactaccatatttgggcacatcacaatttttttgttaaactagtttgatagtgtagacagagctttagtttccTTGAAATGGCATAAGGATTTAACACTGTTACTTTCTATCTTACCTTAACTGCCGATCGTAATGGCTGTATCCTTGTGTCATCTGAGCTAAAAATGCATCTCTCAACGccctaataaaaacaaataaacaaaacgcTTTCAAATCATTTAATAGTATTCATATTGTGTACAATAGATTGTTTTTGGACAAGTgataaatttaatacagtatttactttTTGAGTGGATAGTAGTAGTCTCAGGTTAAGATTTATTTTggttaataacaaaatatgaatgTCCTAAATTATTGTGCATTATATAGACAAGAAATGAGGGCATGTGGCACTACAGTAATTACTAGTTGCAACATTATGGGAGTTGTTttcatacgtgtttgatccaaaaatgaccagcgtaataatgtgaagcgcttaCAGAGGCTTTGTGCATTATAAGAattaattattagttatccgcaaaattatttttatattatgagaACAACTTACGAGATACAGATGAAAGAATTAATCTGTTTTGCGACTTCCTCTCCTTTTCCATACTCAAGGAGATTCAATAGAATCTCTATACTTCTATATAACAACCTGTAACGAAACATATGAATATTTTGGATGCTTAGTTGACAATTAATATTTTGGATGCTTAGTTGACAATATTATTTTGGATACTTAATTGACAATTAATATTTTGGATGCTTAGTTgacaattattattttggatgcttaattaacaattaatattttggaTGCTTAGTTGACAATTAATATTTTGGATGCTTAGTTGACAATTAATATTTTGGATGCTTAGTTGACAATTAATATTTTGGATGCTTAGTTGACAATTAATATTTTGGATGCTTAgttaacaattaatattttggaTGCTTAgttaacaattaatattttggaTGCTAAGTTGACAATTAATATTTTGGATGCTAAGTTgacaattattattttggatGCTTAGTTGACAATTAATATTTTGGATGCTTAGTTGACAATTAATATTTTGGATGCTTAGTTGTCAATTAATATTTTGGATGCTTAGTTGACAATTAATATTTTGGATGCTTAGTTGACAATTAATATTTTGGATACTTAATTGACAATTAATATTTTGGATGCTTAGTTGACAATTAATATTTTGGATGCTTAGTTgacaattattattttggatGCTTAGTTGACAATTAATATTTTGGATGCTTAGTTgacaattattattttggatGCTTAGTTgacaattattattttggatGCTTAATTGACAATTAATATTTTGGATGCTTAGTTGACAATTAATATTGTGGATGCTTAGTTGTCAATTAATATTTTGGATGCTTAGTTGACAAATTGCACAATATTACATTGTCTAAATCTTCTAAATTACAAAAGCAGAATGATTTAAGGCAAACAGCATTGTTACCAAATCCCTTATAAGCTACAGTAGAGGCtactataatactgtactactctAGAATCAGAGTTCAGACTACTGTAAGGAATGTTATTGTACCTCTCAACATGTTTGCTACAAATGTTTTTTGATTGAACTTTACAATTATtgtaaactattattatttatatgttaaTGATTAATGAACTGTAATGTTGTACATATTGAGAATTCATCATAATTTTTGCTGTATGTTGTGTATTTATAAGACCGTATTAGAAAGGTATGTCATTATTGTAATTTTCGCCGCCGGTGGTCTTTTATGAATTGGACTTACTTTCCACTTGGTTCCTGGTCGTTTAAACGACCAAGTATTCGGCTGATTCCATCCACACTTATCATCTTCTGACAGTTGACAGGTGAAAAAGAGGACAGGTGTTGGAGAACATCCAAAAAGCTAATCTTGACCTCAAGGTCAACTTCAAATAATGGCAGAgactaaaaataaaagtataactTCAGTATTTATTGCAATATCAATAATATgtgtaaatattaaaatcaaatattgtttatttctgtatagtttatttgtttatggttaaaagatgaaaaataaaatgacattttatttcatctGACGCACCCCTCCACCTAAACCACTGAGTCCTTCCCACCACACCCTATTAAATAGTCCTGAATTATAAACTCTactaaaacattcattaaaatgTGTTGTGAAAAAACTGGTCAGTGTGATAGGCCAAGGGCAAACGGTAGAACAAATGCATTTTCTAGAAACAATGTGGTTTCCTGATTGCAATATGTTTTTTCACATGAAAAGGAAATATGGTGTGGTATCTAGGGGGTTAAAGCTATATGGAAGTACCTGTATCCActccttttttttcaaacagaacAATTGTCAATACAAAGAATAACTTGAATCAAACATTGTGCAGTAAGTATAGTTTACTCTAACAAATTTAACAACTAGTTTTAGTATAACAGTATTAGTGGGCATAAAAAGGTAATTAACTTAAGAGACCAATGTTTTAGGAAAGTGTAAAGTTCAATTAGATTCTTTATTTTGTCAGACAGTATCTCAGAATTATTATACTTTACTACAATAGATATGTATGCACAAATGTGTGCatataaatctctgtctacaccatcaaactttatatgacaaacaaaaatgtgatattcctatatatggacatgacgatgacatcactaccgtatttgggcacatcacactttaattgtcaaattagtttgatagtgtagacggagcttaaaAGAGAAGCCAGAAATTTGCATGAAAGATTCAACTACAGTAAGTACAGTATGCAAACAGGCTtcaatactactgtatattgatataagtacttttgtgttggCATAAAAAAGTAATGGTTCAAAATTTCAAgtaattattatagtttttttttgtccCAATTCACAAGAGTGGTCCCAAAAAACTAATCTGTAACTATCGTCCTATTTCGTTATTGCCTACTATGTCTAAGATTTTTGAGTGCATTGTGCATGATGGTTTGTCATCACATGTTGCTAATGCTTTAAGTCCTAGGCAGCATGGTTTTGTCTCTGGGAGATCATGTCAAACCAACCtcgcactgcttcttgctaCATCATACGATGCAATTAACAGCAAGAAGCAGTGCGATGTGATTTACACTGATTTCTCTAAGGCTTTTGATTCCGTTTCCCatgatttgcttatttttaaactttcaaaatttGGTTTATCCGGTTCACTGTTAAGTTGGTTTAAAAGCTATTTAACTAATAGACAACAGCGTGTTGTCATTGGGGGAGAGACATCTGATTGGCTCCCTGTGTTATCGGGCGTTCCGCAGGGCTCGATCCTGGGCccgcttttgtttaatttatttatcaacgatcttcctttaaaatttaatcattccgagtctcttttatttgctgacgatctgaaattgtttaaagtgatTACCACTCCACAGGATGCTTTTTCACTTCAGGAGGATCTGGATGGTCTCGTGGAATGGACGGAGAAGTGGGGGATAAAACTTAatgctaataaatgcaaatatttatctataacacttaaaaaaaggcctgtgctcttcaattataatctgagtggacatgatcttgagatggtttatgtatggaaagatttaggtatttttattgatagtaaattaaatttttgttcacatattaatcatgtgttgtcaaaagctaatagaatgatgggcttaatatggagaaattgtaggtttatgaacgacggcagggcacttttatctttatacaaatctattatacgtcctcaccttgaatattgttccgcaattttcaattcaatttctccatgtcaggcccgtcgaatcgacactgttcaacggaagtttgttcgattcctgtcttataactgtgttaattttgccttttccattgattctgtcagcaattgtcgaacgatatctgatatggtttttttatataatattttaaattctaaatatgactgttcattaatttcactatttagtttaaatgttcctagtcgtacacgaaatagacatttattgcatattccttttagccgtgtcgactgtactaagaggggactttttcatagactaccttatacatttaataatctaaatagcaatcatatcgatatttttaatgatagacttggttattttaagaggacgatgatgtgttcacttcttgaacagcctgcataacctgttttaattgaaattgtttatggcatgccaatctatgttttatatatatatatatatatattttatctgtattttattgttaaccgtttttgatgttgtattgttttatgtttcaaacctgttagtggcggtatttatcgctgttggttttgattgaataaaataaaataaaataaataaagttttagGCGCCTTCGGTAAATGATTTCAAACATGTTCAGACATGTTTGCTATTGTAGTATGAGATACGTCGTAGAGACGCATTTGGCAGAACGTTTGGGGGTCCACCGTTTGGGTCCATTGTTTGGGTCCACCGTTTGGGGGTCCACTGTTTGGATGTGTTTATTCATGTTTGGCATGTTGCTCCGCTCCATTGCACATTTGACTAAAAGCAGCATATTGTTTGtcatttattttagtttaaataaatatgtcTTGTCAGAATCTCATTAATAATGATACCACCATTTTGTGCGAATAGTAGTGCAAGtgcaaaatttaaataaaataagattcAAGTATTAGTATAGTTTCCAAACAGATGCCTACCTTAGTAAGTGTCTCAGCAATATCGCTCAAATTGACTTGTTCGATATTGAAAGCCCTGGTGACTGGCACGAGATCTTGGAATTCAACATTTGGTGGGTCTGTAGTGTATATGTTAAGCAGGGTGTCTGCAAGTTGTTTGCGAACTTCTTTATTTGGAACTCGTACAAGGTAAGCtgacaaaaatattatttttacagtatgTTAAAAGTTTGTAAGGCAAGTTTGGCATGCCATAGCAGGAGTGTGTGCATTACACTTTGagataaattattgttttctcAATATAATCTGACAGTTGACATTTTGTAGGTGCTTAGAAAATGTGTACTGTAACGGTTGGTAGAGCATTGTTCAATTAAGttgcttatttttatatttttatacttttatttatatctaAATTTAATactctttattaaaaaacataaaactacTATTCAATTCTACTTACCAATTTGTGATAGTGATTCAACAGATATTTGGGAGAAGATGCTCTCATCTGAGGACTTTTGTCTCAAGAAGGGCAAACTTAAAAAGATATATGAAACATCATTAATTAAATAGGgttgaaaataaacataaacatgatttctatgtatattttatatgcaaatgacaacaaatgaataataaattttcactgatgaatgaatatgaatattagTTAGAAATTGCATGCATTGcaaaataaatctttaaaaatggTGGCTATAGAGAAACGAGCTATGAAGATAGGataacataatttctatgtatattttacatgcaaatgacaataaatggaagtaatttgCATTGATGAATGAAtgtgaatatttaaaaaaaaaccttttagtAGAATATGCATTGCAAAATAAATCTTTAAAGAAAACATGGCTATAGAGAAATTAGCTATAAATTGTTATCTCAgtcaagtaaaaaaaataaaaagagtgACCAGCAAGGAACTAATAGATACTTACCTACATAACTTGAGTATATTTATCATTGGCGTTAGGTAGAGTGGGTACTCTGAAACCCTATCAGCCATCACATTCAGCACCTTAAATACTTGCACCAAATCTTTTAAAAGCTGTATCACATTAGTTAAGCAAACATGATTATTATATTCAaactttaatgttttaatattaatttctgTGTCTGTTTTTCCTATATCTTGCTTTTGTTAATGAGATACAGTATGTAGTTTGTAATGTTTAGTAAAATGtttaatcaaatcaaaatcattCAAAAATAAGCAAGTAGTCTCTATAGCtacaacaaaacacattacatTGATTAggtaaattaaatttagtttatttaatattgttatgCCCATATTTTTAGTGCGTTTTGGCTGCAGTCTCCAAATCAGTGGAAGATTATGAAAATTCAACGGTGGTCTATTATGTTTTATACTGTCCTCCtgaatatcatttattatttatctgtGCAGATGTATTTATGGCACAAACATTCTTTTCAAGAattactatatactgtattatctattttcatctttatttatgcttattttattgaattttcaggcacaaacaacaacatttataaTACATGACACTGGTGCAGCACCCTGGGGATTGCCAAGAGTGCTAAGCACTATCGAATCGTCTCTCCATACTCTCTTTACATTTAATGTCATTAGTACACAAAGGATACAAAGCCATGCTGGTAATGGTTTACAAGTCTCTGTAGAGCATGAACATGCCGGTTGTGAAGTGttgcctacaaaaaaaaaagtacatttaaaactaaaactGATATCATTTTGTGTCTCTTTGACCATGTTTTCGCAGCCATAACAACAATTAATGGTTCATTCTGTTAAACAGTcagataattaataaaaaaccaGGTATGCATATTGATAGATCATTAGCTTAACACCAAGGGCCGGATTTATCAAACTTGCTTAGCAAAAAAATCGTCTTAACTTTGCCTTAAATCCTTGATTTTGCCTAAGTCAGATTTATCAATATATCTAAGCAAAAAAAATTGcttaattttgtcttaaatctAAGACGAACAACACCCTGCCTTAAGATGAAAAATTTCGTCTTATCTCTTTTCTGCAACAGAAACATTCTTTTTTGACAACGCGAGCGCGCTAGGCCGGAACATTGAACATTCGGAAAGGCTACGCTAGTGCGTTTTACGCTGTACTACGGACGCTAAAATAATGATATCGATCTTCACAAAGATGGCCTAGAAATTGGACGagcaaaacaaatattttcggGATAGGTACGACCCAATTGACTAGCTTTTAGAAAACTGTATCGCTTGCCAAGGGTCGCtgtcattgataaaaataaataaatgttgatttgatttaagtttAGAGCGAATGATTTTCGTATGTATTTCCGACTGTTGTGCTCTTTCTCTATTtcaagtaataaaaacaatagtagCCAGAATGCGCCCTCTCTTGTTGGGAGTGAAAATACGGAGATAAAATGTTATAGCGCCGCCATCGCTAAGAGAAAAaag contains:
- the LOC140046417 gene encoding cilia- and flagella-associated protein 69-like isoform X2 produces the protein MATNEVEMKPKIPVVGHVITDDDLGIKKGVKLQPISFSNVIKLLTDPHSATLHNRHVHALQRLVNHYQHGFLLKDLVQVFKVLNVMADRVSEYPLYLTPMINILKLCSLPFLRQKSSDESIFSQISVESLSQIAYLVRVPNKEVRKQLADTLLNIYTTDPPNVEFQDLVPVTRAFNIEQVNLSDIAETLTKSLPLFEVDLEVKISFLDVLQHLSSFSPVNCQKMISVDGISRILGRLNDQEPSGKLLYRSIEILLNLLEYGKGEEVAKQINSFICISALRDAFLAQMTQGYSHYDRQLRNDLLVLVSLAESHCPYAPFIESGFAKQLILFATFQEVRSHNMLVKHLKLSTNHEDFELKKLLMSVVVVLSKEPAMIPLLVEGHFLLALLSYIRNNEETSQPQEWSPAQFEELQLHAMTSLCTIAPQCVQDYMSYQGNTRLLLLLEWCVGKDDYGGHGNSYHATGGRGNKRAQMRYCMHLMRSMVSLADEACNQDLVDQGAISQLLDILSSASKSTFPDDEVDVEMQCDMLFILSALCEGELHRKELFGSKGVEAVVQYLQVNAKKVCNGLGHHRLMVACVDCIWSCVIGSSINEDVYLAGEGVFLLLNLLQNCPADMYNLILGCLVDLCENPKSVSHMMAWRGIENRTACNLLVDVWRKEEDAIGVKRDANGCIADSVNPLMGALQSEDGVQSQPADSSSRAILDVFENLRAKIYSLFCKIEKNKYITKQKSKRKEFKIQ
- the LOC140046417 gene encoding cilia- and flagella-associated protein 69-like isoform X1; protein product: MATNEVEMKPKIPVVGHVITDDDLGIKKGVKLQPISFSNVIKLLTDPHSATLHNRHVHALQRLVNHYQHGFLLKDLVQVFKVLNVMADRVSEYPLYLTPMINILKLCSLPFLRQKSSDESIFSQISVESLSQIAYLVRVPNKEVRKQLADTLLNIYTTDPPNVEFQDLVPVTRAFNIEQVNLSDIAETLTKSLPLFEVDLEVKISFLDVLQHLSSFSPVNCQKMISVDGISRILGRLNDQEPSGKLLYRSIEILLNLLEYGKGEEVAKQINSFICISALRDAFLAQMTQGYSHYDRQLRNDLLVLVSLAESHCPYAPFIESGFAKQLILFATFQEVRSHNMLVKHLKLSTNHEDFELKKLLMSVVVVLSKEPAMIPLLVEGHFLLALLSYIRNNEETSQPQEWSPAQFEELQLHAMTSLCTIAPQCVQDYMSYQGNTRLLLLLEWCVGKDDYGGHGNSYHATGGRGNKRAQMRYCMHLMRSMVSLADEACNQDLVDQGAISQLLDILSSASKSTFPDDEVDVEMQCDMLFILSALCEGELHRKELFGSKGVEAVVQYLQVNAKKVCNGLGHHRLMVACVDCIWSCVIGSSINEDVYLAGEGVFLLLNLLQNCPADMYNLILGCLVDLCENPKSVSHMMAWRGIENRTACNLLVDVWRKEEDAIGVKRDANGCIADSVNPLMGALQSEDGVQSQPADSSSRAILDVFENLRAKIYSLFCKIGFADLPGLSTNDLVTLSIIEKYLELKAGEVWDEVVTELNQEGIRPVTPDQEAMEVMSRAATERVNAVIESQEELLESQHEQDLIDEQDKYAEIRENHKQKEKAIADWNSFVTRTSNYNMLKIAKDMQKTSIDVSRAKLSIKESDVFHTTDLPHLQTTTFQGRSIAIASTPLNLAEETLHFSHDKDVKLKERSAVFV